The Halosimplex litoreum genome has a window encoding:
- a CDS encoding HFX_2341 family transcriptional regulator domain-containing protein has protein sequence MEVAERVHLIPVGYENDRIVLPAVELRADRVVLLRYEDETDHPSYVETVRGRFEEAGIDHETVPCDVFDFYDSIGTVAELATRFADHEVYVNLASGSKVTAIGGMIACMATGATPYYVRAQRYAAETDGDVAEGIREITELPTYPMQSPEPQHVAVMDHLDRQDGARKRDLIDFGKSEGLPFIADRDAANRKSEYRLLDSHVLGPLADTGYVALETVGRSTRVSLTESGRNTLRAFRYLVEDD, from the coding sequence TACGAGAACGACCGGATCGTCCTGCCGGCGGTCGAGTTACGCGCCGACCGGGTCGTCCTCCTGCGCTACGAGGACGAGACCGACCACCCTTCCTACGTCGAGACGGTCCGCGGCCGGTTCGAGGAGGCGGGCATCGACCACGAGACGGTGCCGTGCGACGTCTTCGATTTCTACGACTCCATCGGGACCGTCGCCGAACTCGCCACGCGCTTCGCCGACCACGAGGTGTACGTCAACCTCGCCTCTGGGTCGAAGGTCACCGCCATCGGCGGCATGATCGCCTGCATGGCGACGGGTGCGACCCCCTACTACGTCCGCGCCCAGCGCTACGCCGCCGAGACCGACGGCGACGTGGCCGAGGGCATCCGCGAGATCACCGAACTCCCCACCTACCCGATGCAGAGCCCCGAACCCCAGCACGTCGCGGTCATGGACCACCTCGACCGCCAGGACGGCGCCCGGAAACGGGACCTCATCGACTTCGGCAAGAGCGAGGGCCTGCCCTTCATCGCCGACCGGGACGCCGCCAACCGCAAGAGCGAGTACCGCCTGCTTGACAGCCACGTCCTCGGCCCGCTCGCCGACACCGGCTACGTCGCCCTCGAAACCGTCGGCCGCTCGACCCGCGTCTCGCTGACCGAGAGCGGTCGCAACACGCTCCGGGCGTTCCGCTATCTCGTCGAGGACGACTGA
- a CDS encoding protein-tyrosine phosphatase family protein: MPDVHDRESGSDAHRLAPAAPDEEYVYGACSPGWHSAADRSDALADWIAVARANDVERVCSLLPGDQSPADPAVDGYTDVFGEEDVLHAPIPDGRLARPAILKQEVLPFLDDAVHADERVVVHCLDGMGRTGQVLAAWLAHDRDYAPEAAIEAAEEMGRQPREPVREGNASEQELHDLLAVVG, translated from the coding sequence ATGCCAGACGTTCACGACCGCGAGTCGGGGTCGGACGCCCACCGGCTCGCCCCCGCCGCACCGGACGAGGAGTACGTCTACGGTGCCTGCAGCCCCGGCTGGCACAGCGCGGCCGACCGGAGCGACGCCCTCGCAGACTGGATCGCCGTCGCCCGCGCCAACGACGTCGAGCGGGTCTGTTCGCTCCTCCCCGGCGACCAGTCGCCCGCCGACCCCGCAGTCGACGGGTACACGGACGTCTTCGGCGAGGAAGACGTCCTCCACGCCCCGATCCCCGACGGTCGCCTGGCCCGTCCGGCCATCCTGAAACAGGAGGTGTTGCCCTTCCTCGACGACGCCGTCCACGCGGACGAGCGGGTCGTCGTCCACTGCCTCGACGGGATGGGCCGCACCGGCCAGGTGCTCGCCGCCTGGCTCGCCCACGACCGCGACTACGCGCCCGAAGCAGCCATCGAGGCCGCCGAGGAGATGGGCCGACAGCCCCGCGAGCCCGTCCGCGAGGGCAACGCCTCCGAACAGGAGTTGCACGACCTGCTCGCGGTCGTCGGCTGA
- the dgoD gene encoding galactonate dehydratase codes for MDVTDYELFEVPPRSLLLKVETSDGLVGWGEPVLEGRAQTAAEAVRELMDSYVLGADPYDIELLWQQMYRSGFYRGGAVLMSALSGIDQALWDIKGKALGAPVYELLGGKARERIKLYAHANGADPGDAARSRVEEGFSAIKSGPGVDLEHIDRTPAVEAARENVRAMREAVGDDVDLMLDFHGKPSKPMAKRLVGELAEFDPMFYEELLGPEKNDLLPDLAERTAVPIATGERLYGRWEFKPLLESGAVDVVQPDVSHAGGITELRKIASMAETYDVALAPHSPLSSVALAASLQVDACTQNAIIQEQIVLNEDVPNYLTDMSVFEHDDEGYVDLPSGPGLGIEVDEDFVREMATEDAWDAPVVRRTDGSISEW; via the coding sequence ATGGACGTGACCGACTACGAGCTGTTCGAGGTCCCGCCGCGCTCGCTGCTGTTGAAAGTCGAGACGAGCGACGGCCTCGTCGGCTGGGGCGAACCGGTTCTGGAAGGGCGAGCGCAGACGGCCGCGGAGGCCGTTCGGGAGCTGATGGACAGCTACGTCCTCGGTGCGGACCCCTACGACATCGAGCTGCTCTGGCAGCAGATGTACCGCAGCGGGTTCTACCGCGGCGGGGCGGTCCTGATGAGCGCGCTCTCGGGCATCGATCAGGCGCTCTGGGACATCAAGGGGAAGGCACTCGGGGCACCCGTCTACGAGCTGCTGGGCGGGAAGGCCCGCGAGCGGATCAAGCTGTACGCCCACGCCAACGGAGCGGACCCGGGAGACGCCGCACGCAGCCGCGTCGAGGAGGGGTTCAGTGCGATCAAGAGCGGCCCCGGCGTCGACCTCGAACACATCGACCGGACCCCGGCCGTCGAGGCGGCTCGCGAGAACGTGCGGGCGATGCGCGAGGCCGTCGGCGACGACGTGGACCTGATGTTGGACTTCCACGGCAAGCCGTCGAAACCGATGGCGAAGCGACTCGTCGGCGAGCTGGCGGAGTTCGACCCGATGTTCTACGAGGAGCTCCTCGGCCCGGAGAAAAACGACCTGCTCCCGGATCTCGCCGAGCGGACGGCCGTCCCCATCGCGACCGGCGAACGGCTGTACGGACGCTGGGAGTTCAAACCCCTCCTCGAGAGCGGCGCCGTCGACGTCGTCCAGCCGGACGTCTCCCACGCCGGTGGCATCACGGAACTCCGGAAGATAGCGAGCATGGCCGAGACGTACGACGTGGCGCTGGCACCGCACTCGCCGCTGAGTTCGGTCGCGCTCGCGGCGAGTCTCCAGGTGGACGCCTGCACGCAGAACGCGATCATCCAGGAACAGATCGTGTTGAACGAGGACGTCCCGAACTACCTCACGGACATGAGCGTCTTCGAGCACGACGACGAGGGGTACGTCGACCTCCCCAGCGGCCCCGGACTCGGCATCGAGGTCGACGAGGACTTCGTCCGCGAGATGGCGACCGAGGACGCCTGGGACGCGCCGGTCGTGCGCCGGACGGACGGGAGTATCTCCGAGTGGTAA
- a CDS encoding HD domain-containing protein, producing MTTIKDSVHDHIAVEGVAAALLDTPPVQRLRRVKQLGTVTFVYPSANHTRFEHSLGVYHLANEALAHLGIEGRQAERVRAAAMLHDVGHAPYSHNVEDIVHRRTGKYHDDVHDILDDGPVARALADHDLDPAAVADLVAGDGELGQIVSGELDVDRMDYLVRDAHHTGVPYGTIDAERLVRALRFVDGDLVLDEGNVQTAESLLLARALMNPTVYSHHVARIAKAMLRRATQRLLDRTDTDAGQLRRMDDCGLRVALRECDATAALAHRLDRRDLYKRGVWAEMEAVPENLLDTDQAAIADHERAVAEAANVDPDAVILDVPGRPSMKESSSRVLVNGEVRRLSEQSTLVNALRAAQRDQWRLGVYAPAESAERVGNAAVRTLGLDIDDTRVRDVRPGVHATLDEFN from the coding sequence ATGACGACGATCAAGGACAGCGTCCACGACCACATCGCGGTCGAGGGCGTCGCGGCGGCGCTGCTGGACACGCCGCCCGTCCAGCGGCTCCGACGGGTCAAGCAACTCGGCACGGTCACCTTCGTCTACCCCTCCGCCAACCACACCCGCTTCGAGCACTCGCTGGGCGTCTACCACCTCGCCAACGAGGCGCTCGCCCACCTCGGTATCGAGGGGCGTCAGGCCGAACGGGTGCGCGCGGCGGCGATGCTCCACGACGTGGGTCACGCCCCCTACAGTCACAACGTCGAGGACATCGTCCACCGCCGGACCGGCAAGTACCACGACGACGTCCACGACATCCTCGACGACGGTCCCGTCGCTCGCGCGCTGGCCGACCACGACCTCGACCCCGCGGCCGTGGCCGACCTCGTGGCCGGCGACGGCGAACTCGGCCAGATCGTCTCGGGCGAACTCGACGTCGACCGGATGGACTACCTCGTCCGGGACGCACACCACACGGGGGTCCCCTACGGCACCATCGACGCCGAGCGGCTGGTGCGCGCGCTGCGGTTCGTCGACGGCGACCTCGTGCTGGACGAGGGCAACGTCCAGACCGCCGAGAGTCTGTTGCTCGCCCGGGCGCTGATGAACCCGACCGTCTACAGCCACCACGTCGCCCGCATCGCCAAGGCGATGCTCCGGCGGGCGACCCAGCGGCTGCTCGACCGCACCGACACCGACGCCGGGCAACTCCGGCGGATGGACGACTGTGGGTTGCGCGTGGCGCTCCGGGAGTGCGACGCGACCGCCGCGCTCGCCCACCGGCTCGACCGCCGGGACCTGTACAAGCGTGGCGTCTGGGCCGAGATGGAAGCCGTTCCCGAGAACTTACTCGACACCGATCAGGCGGCGATCGCCGACCACGAGCGGGCCGTGGCCGAGGCGGCCAACGTCGACCCCGACGCGGTGATCCTCGACGTGCCCGGTCGCCCCTCGATGAAGGAGTCCAGTAGCAGGGTGCTGGTCAACGGCGAGGTGCGCCGGCTAAGCGAGCAGTCGACGCTCGTCAACGCCCTGCGGGCCGCCCAGCGCGACCAGTGGCGGCTGGGCGTCTACGCGCCCGCCGAGAGCGCCGAGCGAGTCGGCAACGCGGCCGTCCGGACGCTCGGGCTCGACATCGACGACACCAGAGTCCGGGACGTGCGGCCGGGCGTCCACGCGACGTTGGACGAGTTCAACTGA
- a CDS encoding RNA-guided endonuclease InsQ/TnpB family protein codes for MADEYVRRTAITRLSVDDEQRELLEETISEWKRGCQLATDMAWGKCNAKSDVQPLAYDDVREHTGLGSQHAILATHQAAQAITGCLERRSNGQKVSKPTFTAPTITYDTRSMTLFDDDTVSLATTRSRIRCPLALPNAEDGYQRQYLDSDEWSVTESTLTARDGEYFLHIGFRRHKTNTERNTAEDGTVLGVDLGIENLAVTSTARFVSGRELTHDLREFEKVRAGLQQTGTRSAHRTLEQSSGRELRYVRDVLHRASNAIVDEALRYECDVIVFEDLTHIRDRTGASWGHKWAFRTLYEQVVYKAEAEGISVMQVGSAYTSKRCAECGFTADENRPTRSGFQCVKCESEANADYNAAKNIGMRYVRRGRQSSRRTGNSQLALKSGTVTPSGGFTAHPDGFEAEFMDKPHSPRANPSG; via the coding sequence GTGGCAGATGAGTACGTGCGTCGGACGGCAATCACTCGCCTCTCGGTAGATGACGAGCAACGCGAGTTGCTTGAGGAAACCATCTCCGAGTGGAAGCGTGGCTGCCAGCTCGCCACCGACATGGCGTGGGGCAAGTGCAACGCCAAGAGCGACGTCCAACCCCTCGCCTACGACGACGTGCGCGAACACACCGGCCTCGGAAGTCAGCACGCGATCCTCGCCACCCACCAAGCTGCCCAAGCCATCACCGGCTGTCTCGAACGCCGCTCGAACGGCCAGAAGGTCAGCAAGCCCACCTTCACCGCACCAACGATTACATACGACACGCGGAGTATGACACTGTTCGATGACGACACGGTGTCACTCGCCACGACGAGGAGTCGAATCCGATGTCCGCTCGCCCTCCCCAACGCCGAGGATGGCTATCAGCGCCAGTACCTCGATTCAGACGAATGGAGCGTCACCGAAAGTACGCTCACCGCCCGCGACGGCGAGTACTTCTTACACATCGGCTTCCGCCGACACAAAACCAATACTGAACGGAACACCGCCGAGGACGGAACGGTTCTCGGGGTTGACCTCGGTATCGAAAACCTCGCCGTCACCAGTACTGCCCGCTTTGTCAGCGGGCGGGAGCTAACCCACGACCTCCGCGAGTTCGAGAAAGTACGCGCCGGGCTCCAGCAGACCGGAACGCGAAGTGCCCACAGAACGCTCGAACAATCGAGTGGCCGTGAGCTTCGGTACGTTCGGGACGTGCTTCACCGAGCGTCGAACGCCATCGTAGACGAAGCACTCCGGTACGAGTGCGACGTGATAGTATTCGAGGACTTGACGCATATCCGGGACCGAACCGGTGCGTCGTGGGGGCACAAGTGGGCGTTCCGAACGCTGTACGAGCAAGTGGTATACAAAGCCGAAGCAGAAGGCATCTCGGTGATGCAAGTGGGTTCGGCCTACACGTCGAAGCGATGTGCTGAGTGCGGGTTCACCGCAGACGAGAATCGCCCGACTCGCAGCGGCTTCCAGTGCGTGAAGTGCGAGTCGGAAGCGAATGCGGACTACAACGCGGCGAAGAACATCGGTATGCGGTACGTCCGTCGAGGCCGACAGTCGTCTCGGCGGACGGGCAACAGTCAGCTTGCCCTGAAGTCTGGAACGGTGACGCCGAGCGGTGGATTTACCGCCCACCCGGATGGGTTCGAGGCCGAGTTCATGGACAAACCCCACTCTCCACGAGCGAACCCCTCAGGGTGA
- a CDS encoding amidohydrolase family protein translates to MSSTTFEGRILRGREFEPVEGRVVVEDGEITAIEEDPTHSDDVVLPAFVNAHTHVGDSIAKEAGGGLSLEELVAPPDGLKHRLLRAASQEEKVEAMRRSLQFMVDSGTAACIEFREGGVEGVEAFEEAAHGLPIDPMVMGRETVAAMAAADGFGASGANDADFSRERTATARAGKPFGIHAGEVDASDINPALDLDPDFLVHMVHVEGLHLDRVADSEIPVAVCPRSNLVTDVGLPPIAELLERTTVALGTDNVFLNSPSMFREMEFTAKLADVSAREVLRMATVNGAAIADRNCGLIEPGRDAELLVLDGDSDNLAGAKDLVRAVVRRAGVADVSDVYLAGD, encoded by the coding sequence ATGAGTTCCACCACGTTCGAGGGGCGGATCCTCCGCGGGCGCGAGTTCGAGCCCGTCGAGGGCCGCGTCGTCGTCGAAGACGGCGAGATCACCGCCATCGAGGAAGATCCGACCCACAGCGACGACGTCGTCCTCCCGGCGTTCGTCAACGCCCACACCCACGTCGGCGACTCTATCGCCAAGGAGGCCGGCGGCGGTCTCTCGCTGGAGGAACTGGTCGCGCCACCGGACGGCCTGAAACACCGACTGCTGCGCGCGGCGAGCCAGGAGGAGAAAGTCGAGGCGATGCGGCGGTCGCTGCAGTTCATGGTCGATTCCGGCACTGCGGCTTGCATCGAGTTCCGCGAGGGCGGCGTCGAGGGCGTCGAGGCCTTCGAGGAGGCGGCCCACGGGCTGCCCATCGACCCGATGGTCATGGGTCGCGAGACGGTCGCGGCGATGGCGGCCGCCGACGGGTTCGGCGCCAGCGGCGCCAACGACGCCGATTTCTCGCGGGAGCGGACGGCGACCGCCCGCGCCGGCAAGCCCTTCGGCATCCACGCCGGCGAGGTCGACGCCTCCGACATCAACCCCGCGCTCGATCTGGACCCCGACTTCCTCGTCCACATGGTCCACGTCGAGGGGCTCCATCTGGACCGCGTGGCCGACAGCGAGATCCCGGTCGCCGTCTGCCCGCGTTCCAATCTCGTCACCGACGTGGGTCTCCCGCCGATCGCCGAGCTGTTGGAGCGGACGACCGTCGCGCTCGGGACGGACAACGTCTTCCTCAACAGCCCGTCGATGTTCCGCGAGATGGAGTTCACCGCGAAGCTCGCCGACGTGAGCGCCCGCGAGGTGTTGCGCATGGCGACGGTCAACGGCGCCGCGATCGCCGACCGCAACTGCGGGCTAATCGAGCCCGGTCGCGACGCCGAACTGCTCGTCCTCGACGGTGACTCGGACAACCTCGCCGGCGCGAAAGACCTCGTCCGTGCCGTCGTCCGGCGGGCAGGCGTCGCGGACGTGTCCGACGTGTATCTCGCCGGCGACTGA
- a CDS encoding universal stress protein, translating to MYDTILLPTDGSAGIELVVEHAGELARVHDATVRALYVVDATTFTGLPMETTWEGVRQVLESEGETALEVVERLAPDDVTVGTETVEGTPSTEIVRYTREQPVDVVVMGTHGRGGIDRLLLGSVAERVVRKSAVPVVTVPVSERATDSEAVVEADADPAAGVERS from the coding sequence ATGTACGACACGATCCTGCTGCCGACGGACGGCTCGGCGGGTATCGAACTGGTGGTCGAGCACGCGGGGGAACTGGCCCGGGTCCACGACGCGACGGTCCGGGCGCTGTACGTCGTCGACGCGACGACGTTCACCGGGCTCCCGATGGAGACCACCTGGGAGGGTGTCCGTCAGGTACTCGAGTCGGAGGGGGAGACTGCGCTCGAGGTGGTCGAGCGGCTCGCACCGGACGACGTGACCGTCGGGACCGAGACGGTCGAGGGGACGCCCAGCACCGAGATCGTCCGCTACACGCGCGAGCAACCCGTCGACGTGGTCGTGATGGGTACGCACGGCCGCGGCGGTATCGACCGGCTGCTGCTGGGGAGCGTCGCAGAGCGCGTCGTCCGGAAGTCGGCGGTCCCCGTCGTGACGGTGCCGGTCAGCGAGCGCGCGACCGACTCCGAGGCGGTCGTCGAAGCGGACGCCGACCCGGCGGCGGGCGTCGAGCGTTCCTGA
- a CDS encoding biotin--[acetyl-CoA-carboxylase] ligase — translation MQETRERVLDGLTDGPVTGPELAERLDVSRAAVWKHVEALREEGFGIASRDEGYELVEVPEFGGAAVEYGLEAPFDVEFHDSIPSTNARARDLAGEGAADVAVLADEQTGGRGRLDRAWSSPSGGIWLSLLVRPDVPPAHAPAFTLAAAVAVTRAAREAGVDARIKWPNDVVVAGEDAESDDGERKLAGILTEMEGEADRVSWVVVGTGINANLEPAALPSEARPATLLDEVGAVDRRLFTQRVVEAFDELRADPESVIQAWKKHATTLGKRVRVDTPAGEVVGDAVDIEFPGTLVVDTGEERVQVTAGDCEHLRPIVD, via the coding sequence ATGCAGGAGACGCGCGAGCGGGTCCTCGATGGGCTGACCGACGGACCCGTCACCGGGCCGGAGCTGGCAGAACGCCTGGACGTGTCGCGGGCGGCCGTCTGGAAACACGTCGAGGCGCTGCGCGAAGAGGGGTTCGGGATCGCCAGCCGGGACGAGGGCTACGAACTCGTCGAGGTTCCAGAGTTCGGCGGTGCCGCCGTCGAGTACGGGCTGGAAGCGCCCTTCGACGTGGAGTTTCACGACTCGATCCCGTCCACGAACGCCCGCGCTCGCGACCTCGCGGGAGAGGGCGCCGCTGACGTGGCCGTCCTCGCCGACGAGCAGACCGGCGGGCGGGGGCGACTCGACCGCGCGTGGTCCTCGCCCAGCGGCGGGATCTGGCTGAGTCTGCTGGTCCGCCCGGACGTGCCGCCCGCCCACGCACCGGCGTTCACCCTCGCGGCCGCCGTCGCCGTGACGCGAGCCGCCCGCGAAGCCGGCGTCGACGCACGGATCAAGTGGCCCAACGACGTGGTCGTCGCCGGGGAAGACGCGGAGAGCGACGACGGCGAACGGAAACTCGCGGGGATCCTCACGGAGATGGAGGGGGAGGCCGACCGCGTCTCGTGGGTCGTCGTCGGGACGGGGATCAACGCCAACCTCGAGCCGGCGGCGCTGCCGAGCGAGGCCCGGCCCGCGACGCTACTCGACGAGGTGGGCGCCGTCGACCGCCGGCTGTTCACTCAGCGGGTCGTCGAGGCGTTCGACGAACTGCGCGCGGACCCGGAGTCGGTGATCCAGGCCTGGAAGAAGCACGCCACGACGCTCGGCAAGCGGGTGCGCGTGGACACGCCGGCCGGAGAGGTCGTGGGCGACGCCGTCGACATCGAGTTCCCGGGGACGCTGGTCGTCGACACCGGCGAGGAGCGAGTGCAGGTCACCGCGGGTGACTGCGAGCATCTGCGCCCGATCGTCGACTGA
- a CDS encoding helix-turn-helix transcriptional regulator gives MVRQTVSEIFDIYNRRTELLGLVCGGTLDKRAAQERVDCSRPTIDRSFRELEELGAVTSVGTTYELTKFGQLLCEEFTRTRATVSTLADLSDVLSHLPDDCEIDMQLLDGASVRRAAEHAPQEPFLDIVEVADGASAIRGYSSTVMPSYVDAFASLVVEDEVPATFAFTTDVVETLARNYPERFEQVRRAEHVEIHEIATTSGYGLLVVDDTVAVPVGGDGGGLAAVIVNDSDGARAWADDRFEALLSDAETATA, from the coding sequence ATGGTCCGACAAACAGTCTCCGAAATTTTCGATATCTATAACAGACGAACGGAGCTGCTCGGTCTGGTCTGTGGCGGGACCCTCGACAAGCGGGCGGCTCAGGAACGTGTCGATTGCTCCCGGCCGACGATCGACCGATCCTTTCGGGAACTGGAGGAACTCGGCGCGGTCACGTCGGTCGGGACCACGTACGAACTGACGAAGTTCGGCCAGTTGCTCTGCGAAGAGTTCACACGAACGCGCGCGACGGTCTCGACGCTCGCCGATCTGAGTGATGTCCTCTCGCATCTCCCGGACGACTGTGAGATCGACATGCAGTTACTGGACGGGGCCAGCGTCCGCCGAGCCGCCGAACACGCGCCTCAGGAGCCGTTTTTGGACATCGTCGAGGTGGCCGACGGAGCGTCGGCGATCAGGGGCTATTCGAGTACGGTCATGCCGTCGTACGTGGACGCGTTCGCGTCGCTCGTGGTCGAGGACGAGGTGCCGGCGACGTTCGCGTTCACGACCGACGTCGTCGAGACGCTGGCGCGCAACTACCCTGAACGCTTCGAGCAGGTGCGCCGGGCCGAGCACGTCGAGATCCACGAGATCGCGACGACCAGCGGCTACGGATTGCTCGTCGTCGACGACACGGTCGCCGTCCCCGTCGGCGGTGACGGGGGCGGACTCGCGGCCGTCATCGTCAACGACTCCGACGGCGCACGAGCGTGGGCCGACGACCGGTTCGAGGCGTTGCTCTCCGACGCGGAGACGGCGACGGCCTGA
- a CDS encoding adaptin protein: MTTVLAFDRDETVDVNPPPDREAVPLAWLRSFDERAAVEVWAIGNQRLRYEASVPGVPELLSGVGAGRARPRLLAGALWIEWHLHDYPVLRRLFAAAAPHVDAGAMPTRERRLRLIADLHDDASACVVVDDVDRSHVDGWDHYYPWEFVRAVRDGAFAFGPPD; this comes from the coding sequence ATGACGACGGTCCTCGCGTTCGACCGCGACGAGACGGTCGACGTGAACCCGCCCCCGGACCGCGAGGCGGTCCCGCTCGCGTGGCTGCGGTCGTTCGACGAACGCGCGGCGGTCGAGGTCTGGGCGATCGGCAACCAGCGACTGCGCTACGAGGCGTCGGTCCCCGGCGTCCCGGAACTCCTCTCGGGAGTCGGTGCCGGCCGCGCCCGTCCGCGACTGCTCGCCGGGGCACTGTGGATCGAGTGGCACCTCCACGACTACCCCGTCCTCCGGAGGCTGTTCGCCGCGGCCGCCCCACACGTCGACGCGGGCGCGATGCCCACGCGCGAACGACGCCTCCGACTGATCGCGGACCTGCACGACGACGCGTCGGCGTGCGTCGTCGTCGACGACGTCGACCGCTCGCACGTCGACGGGTGGGATCATTACTACCCCTGGGAGTTCGTCCGCGCGGTGCGCGACGGGGCGTTCGCGTTCGGTCCGCCGGACTGA
- a CDS encoding DUF4397 domain-containing protein has product MSRTPNRRLIAVLLAAVLVGSVATVGVVAAMNAAGNSQDTTYLRVAHASPDAPSVDVTVDDETVLSDVSFGTVSDYLTLEAGTYNVTIAAADDPDTVVFDDEVTLEARSVTTLAASGEISEGAETSFEPVAFEDDAFTPAENESAVRVAHLSPDAPTVDVTAENGSVVLAENVSFGNASDYVTVPEGDYTVEIREATEGNDGSVVTTVDVSLEGETAYSALAVGYLDAEAAPADTPFEVVLTEDATSSVELPSEQEE; this is encoded by the coding sequence ATGTCACGGACACCCAACAGAAGACTGATAGCGGTACTGCTCGCGGCCGTGCTGGTCGGAAGCGTCGCGACGGTCGGCGTCGTCGCAGCGATGAACGCGGCGGGGAACTCACAGGACACGACATACCTCAGAGTGGCTCACGCCTCGCCGGACGCGCCGTCGGTCGACGTGACGGTCGACGACGAAACGGTCCTCTCGGACGTCTCGTTCGGAACCGTCAGCGACTACCTGACTCTCGAAGCCGGGACCTACAACGTCACCATCGCGGCGGCGGACGACCCCGATACGGTGGTGTTCGACGACGAGGTCACCCTCGAGGCGCGGTCGGTGACCACGCTGGCGGCCAGCGGGGAGATCAGTGAGGGCGCCGAAACGTCCTTCGAGCCGGTGGCGTTCGAAGACGACGCGTTCACGCCCGCCGAGAACGAGAGCGCCGTCCGCGTCGCTCACCTCTCGCCCGACGCGCCCACCGTCGACGTGACGGCCGAGAACGGGAGCGTCGTGCTCGCCGAAAACGTGAGCTTCGGCAACGCCTCGGACTACGTCACCGTCCCCGAGGGCGACTACACGGTCGAGATCCGCGAGGCGACCGAGGGCAACGACGGGTCGGTCGTCACCACTGTCGACGTCTCTCTGGAGGGAGAGACGGCGTACTCGGCGCTGGCGGTCGGCTACCTCGACGCCGAAGCGGCGCCTGCCGACACCCCCTTCGAGGTCGTCCTGACGGAGGACGCCACGAGTAGCGTCGAGTTGCCGTCCGAGCAAGAGGAGTAG